The genomic stretch ATAAGAGTCAATCTCTTACGGAAAAATCCATTTAGTCCACCTGCCCACTAATTAGAGATATGGACATGCAATGGCTCTTCCGAATCTAAGACAATTACAAGTGTTTGCTCCTCAATTAGGAGGGTGTGACATATGATCTTCATCAACTTTGCCAGTTGTTGCTTGTGATGCATTATCATTGATATCATTGTTAAGGAATTGGAAAATGACAAGATGTATTATTCTTTTGGCTACTTGGATTCTTCCTATCATTGCTGCTGCTTTGTTCTGTCACTTCACTGACATGACACCCAAGTCAAAACCCTAACTGCCAGAGATGCCATGTTTCTTCTCTGCTTTGAATGCACTCCTTAAATTCATCTAGAAGGATCTGCTTGCTTGAGGAAAACATCATAGTTTATATTGCATTTGCAGACATTTCTTTCACTGCAGGTAGAGGTGGGCCTCAATACCTGCTGTTTAGTCTAACTAAATTATACATAAATGTATCACAAATTGAGATGAATTTTACTTATCTTTAGTGCCTTtccttcttactttcattgttaaTTGTGTCTTCAAAAAGATTATGATGCATGAAAAAGGATTAATCTGTATGATAAATAGAAGCTTTTCACAGGATCCTATCAGCAGTGCCTTTACTTCTTTTTCATTGACCTGACCATTACTGTCCTGATGATCTCCACACTGTGGATATAAGATAACGTTATTCTTGTTAACAGGAGGAGAGAGACTAAGAATCTTATATGATCAGAGACAAATGTAAACAAGGAAATAAGAAAGAGGCATATATGGATATTATGTGTGTAGTATGTACAAAGCGTGCGTGTATGAGACAGTGTCATTAAGCACTGCATACGATGAGACAAGATAACACAAAAATCGAACACTCCCAAAGAAAGTTGAGGAAATAGAGACTGACAGCAGCTATCAAGACGTGGAAGAAAGAGTTCATGCAAAATCACCCATAAATGGATCATCGAACAACATGTCAGGCCACAAGGAAGGAGGATTAATCCCACTGTTACCGCAGCTGGAAGCACTATAAGCACCACCCACCAGGCTGCCGATGGAGACGTCGgtgagaggaggaagaggtgaaTTAGGAGACATGAATGGTGATCCCGGTGAGTTGTCTCCCAGGTTAAACCCCGTTAAGTTGGAGGATTGGTTGGTCTCGCTGTTTATAGGTTGATCAAACATGGAGCACGGGATCTCAAGCTCTGGCAATAACGGGTTGTCGGATGTTTGGCCATTGATATCTTGAAGAGGAGTTGGAGAAGGGATTGAGAGTAAAGAAGACATCTGGGAGTCGAGAAGACTGTTGGTCTCCAAGTCTGCGCCGGTGATAGTGCTAAGGTGATCGGTACCTGAACTACCTGccatggcggcggcggcagccagCTGCTGGAGGTACTGCAGCTGTGCAGCCTGGGCTGCCTCGGCCTGCAGCCGCGCAGCGTGGTCGTCCAAGGGGCGGCCGCCGATGAGCTCTCCGAGCTTAGCCAAGGCGATGAGCTGCTGAAGGGCGTCAAAGAAGTCGGTCCTCGGGCGGTGCGTCATGGGGTCGAACCCCATCTGGATCAGCCTCTTCTTGAGGTGGGTGTTCCagaagttcttgatctcgttgtcagtCCGGCCTGGGAGATGGGAAGCAATCGCCGACCACCTAAAACGTCCGAAAGCGGTTTACACCAAGAGCTTCGAATTATATGATCATTTAACTACAGTGCAGGAAATGCATGTATTACTTGTTGCCAAGAACAGAGTGTAGGTTGAGAATGATCTGCTCCTCCTCTGGGGAAAACCTGCCTCTTTTGATATCCGGCCTCAAATAGTTAGTCCATCTTAGCCTGCAGCTCTTCCCACATCTATTTAGTCCTATAGCAGAACACAACCAAATTTAGATGCCAGGATCCagccacacagagagagagagagagagagagagagagagagagagagagagagagagagagagagaccagctAGCTTTGGGAGGGCTCTCCAGCTGCCATGGCCGTGCTTCTGGACATACTGGACAAGCTTCTGGTCTTCTTCAGGTGTCCAGGGACCCTTCTTGAGGCCATTCTCATCACAGCAAGGGGATCTCCCCATTGAAGTCTCCGGCGGCCAGATCAAGGGTGGCCACTGggttgtagagagagagagagaccacaaCTCCCTCTAAGGTTATCCCACTTCGCCACCCGAAGCTCGGTCTCCCATTTATACACACGTTAAGCTTTAGACTCGGTTGTCCAAAAAGACCAATCCACCCTTCCCTTTCACCTTTCATTAAGCATTACAGGGATCGGAACACAGAGAAAGATGTTTGGAATTCCGAAACACCGACGGCAAGAGCCGCCATCACCTGTACGTATATATTGCGTACGTGATCTGGAGACGTCCACGTGCCCCAGGGGCGTGGGGTGGTCAAGAAAAGCTTTCCCATGCACGCAACACCGATGGAGAGCTTCTTCGTGAGGCTTCCATGTCTGTCGACGTTCACACGTAACTTTATTTTCCAGCTTGGCTTTTTCTCTTTGCATGCATACAACCATCCCACGTAAACGCGTTTTGCTTTTCTCGTGCATACAACCATTAATCAGCACAGTCTGAAAACGCAGTATAGAGACAACTTGATGTATGCATGCGACTTGGTCAGCCCATGATACATGGATGTCCTACTGTTTGATCTCATGTGTTGGTCATCCGAAGCAACACGTAGCCGTACAGCTGCCGGGAATACAGTATATATAGCAGCGTTAGGTGGTCATGGATTGACTCTGAGAGAAATAGTCATCGGATGTGAACTGGATTAAAATGAAAAGAAGCGAGTCAGAAGCCTACATGATCCAAGAAAAGATGCAGCTTTGCAGGGAGATGATGAAGCAAACCCGGCAGTGCGAGATGCTTCAGAAATGGCCGATGCAGCATCCATCAGCAGTTGACACGGCGAGTGGCCATGGCGTAGGTTTCTTTGGGAGCAGTAGCAGATGAACGACACTCACAAGGGTCCGACCATCCTGTTCCTCGTGGAAGTTGACAGCTTTCCCACTCTAACCAAACCCTTCTCTCATAGGCTCTCATTGCCAGATAATATCGGGAGCTACTTGTTCCTCTTGACCATCTTATACCTTCATCAAGATCATTAATAAGTGTCACAAACGTAGCTCTTTGACATATGGTTTAATTAGTGAGGATATATATAATGCGACCATTAGATCTCACATGCACCTTTCCTTTGGTTCGTACCGGACTCTAAATATCATGTTGCTTCCATCATCTTCTCCTGACCAATCATCTGTGTGTTCCCAAGAAACAAGAGGTAGTACTAATGTTGTTCTCAGGATCAATATAAGGAGACTGGATAAGAAGAATGACATGGTTTCTTCACAGTCCATGGAATGTAACAGGAAGAGTCTTAAGTCTTCCTGTTGTTCTATCACCAACATCATGGCACCACTATCTCTTGCATGACCATTTAGAGGATAATCATGGTGAGCACAAGCATATCTTGACAAGGAAGAGACGAGGCATTGCAAGGACTTGATCAAGAAAAAACAAAGCTTTCTTCCTTTGTTAACAGTATCGAAGCTAAGGATCGTAAGATACATCTTAATGATATGGTAACAAAGgtcatgcatatgtatatatatctggtCAAGAGTAGATAACTCTCGGTATAAAAGTAAAGAAAGAGGAGAGAATATAGCATAACATCGAGCTGCTTTCTAGATCACTGTGCAAAATCGTCAATGATCACATGGATATTTAGATGAGATG from Musa acuminata AAA Group cultivar baxijiao chromosome BXJ1-3, Cavendish_Baxijiao_AAA, whole genome shotgun sequence encodes the following:
- the LOC135636600 gene encoding transcription factor MYB93-like; this encodes MGRSPCCDENGLKKGPWTPEEDQKLVQYVQKHGHGSWRALPKLAGLNRCGKSCRLRWTNYLRPDIKRGRFSPEEEQIILNLHSVLGNKWSAIASHLPGRTDNEIKNFWNTHLKKRLIQMGFDPMTHRPRTDFFDALQQLIALAKLGELIGGRPLDDHAARLQAEAAQAAQLQYLQQLAAAAAMAGSSGTDHLSTITGADLETNSLLDSQMSSLLSIPSPTPLQDINGQTSDNPLLPELEIPCSMFDQPINSETNQSSNLTGFNLGDNSPGSPFMSPNSPLPPLTDVSIGSLVGGAYSASSCGNSGINPPSLWPDMLFDDPFMGDFA